One genomic segment of Streptomyces violaceusniger Tu 4113 includes these proteins:
- the cas5e gene encoding type I-E CRISPR-associated protein Cas5/CasD — MTAPSAKPFLGLLLHLAGPLQSWGEHSRFNQRDTAPFPTKSGITGLLACALGRRRGETIEDLASMSLTIRSDRRGVLLRDLHTVGGGLPAKRTVTTAEGKKRPSSAATLLSHRYYLADAAFTAAITSDDHQLLQQCAAALKEPAWPLYLGRRSCPPHGPLLIGDGLFRNPLHHLVRLPLATASSSRHDDAAVEETAAIDFISDQPLDTLPGAPEAAGPHDGATPTGELNDHPLDFGPHQRTYRARAVYRRTLHLPATQRGGLGAAYLTQIHTYLNAYRDDLDQEADA, encoded by the coding sequence ATGACGGCGCCGTCGGCGAAGCCGTTCCTGGGGCTGCTGCTGCATCTGGCCGGGCCACTGCAGTCCTGGGGCGAGCACAGCCGCTTCAACCAGCGCGACACCGCGCCGTTCCCCACCAAGTCCGGCATCACCGGCCTCCTGGCCTGCGCCCTGGGCCGCCGCCGCGGCGAAACCATCGAGGACCTGGCCAGCATGTCGCTGACCATCCGGTCGGACCGCCGCGGTGTTCTGCTGCGCGACCTGCACACCGTCGGCGGCGGCCTGCCCGCGAAGCGGACCGTCACCACTGCCGAAGGCAAGAAACGCCCCTCCTCGGCAGCCACCCTGCTCTCCCACCGCTACTACCTGGCAGATGCCGCCTTCACCGCCGCCATCACCAGCGACGACCACCAACTCCTGCAGCAGTGCGCCGCAGCGCTCAAGGAACCTGCCTGGCCCCTCTATCTCGGGCGCCGTTCCTGCCCACCCCACGGGCCCCTGCTCATCGGCGACGGACTCTTCCGGAATCCGCTGCACCACCTGGTCCGCCTGCCCCTGGCCACGGCATCGTCCTCCCGCCACGACGACGCCGCGGTGGAGGAGACCGCGGCGATCGACTTCATCAGCGACCAGCCCCTGGACACTCTGCCGGGCGCACCGGAAGCCGCCGGGCCGCACGACGGGGCGACCCCCACCGGCGAACTCAACGACCACCCCCTCGACTTCGGCCCGCACCAGCGCACGTATCGGGCTCGTGCTGTCTACCGGCGCACCCTCCATCTGCCCGCCACCCAGCGCGGCGGCCTGGGCGCTGCCTATCTGACCCAGATCCACACGTACCTCAACGCTTACCGCGACGACCTGGACCAGGAGGCGGACGCATGA
- the cas7e gene encoding type I-E CRISPR-associated protein Cas7/Cse4/CasC: MQRVVHAPGRFVDLHVLQSVPYANLNRDDTNSVKTVQYGNVERTRVSSQCWKRATRLYFERTLGQKALRTRRIGEAVAKDLRERCGWPEDLARRAGQHIAAGSSIKADPPDDDVPAWSTNAMVYVPGTAVTELADLAVQHREVLEAAPDMKKGGKSVLPKGDIDAVLRSRNGVINLLGRMLAEVDGAGVDGAVQVAHAMTTHATDVEVDYFSAVDDITAGWKDTAGSAHMGSTEHSAGVFYRYATVDLDDLLRNLDGDITAARELTSAFAEAFVLSLPQAKKNSTAPHTIPDLVHIGVRSDRPVSFAAAFEEPVTADRHGGYATASRQQLAAYAEAAHQLLGERGLLSSGWASLEDKDLTGLGERHSSFPELIHLSIDTALTPAVPAEAEA, translated from the coding sequence ATGCAGCGAGTGGTTCATGCTCCGGGACGTTTCGTCGATCTGCACGTGCTGCAGAGCGTGCCGTACGCCAACCTCAACCGGGACGACACCAACTCAGTCAAGACCGTCCAGTACGGGAACGTGGAGCGCACGAGGGTCAGCAGCCAGTGCTGGAAGCGGGCGACGCGCCTGTACTTCGAGCGGACGCTGGGACAGAAGGCGCTGCGGACTCGCCGGATCGGGGAAGCCGTCGCGAAGGACCTGCGGGAGCGATGCGGCTGGCCGGAGGATCTGGCGCGGCGGGCCGGGCAGCACATCGCGGCCGGCAGCAGCATCAAGGCCGACCCGCCGGACGATGATGTGCCGGCGTGGTCGACCAACGCGATGGTGTACGTGCCAGGTACCGCGGTCACCGAGCTGGCGGACCTGGCCGTCCAGCACCGCGAGGTTCTCGAGGCGGCGCCGGATATGAAGAAGGGCGGCAAGAGCGTTCTACCCAAGGGCGATATCGATGCGGTGCTGCGGTCCCGCAACGGGGTCATCAACCTTCTCGGCCGGATGCTCGCGGAGGTCGACGGCGCCGGTGTCGACGGCGCCGTCCAGGTCGCCCACGCGATGACCACCCACGCCACCGACGTGGAAGTCGACTACTTCTCCGCCGTCGACGACATCACCGCCGGCTGGAAGGACACCGCGGGCAGCGCCCACATGGGCAGCACCGAACACAGCGCCGGCGTCTTCTACCGGTACGCCACCGTCGACCTCGATGACCTGCTGCGCAACCTCGACGGCGACATCACCGCGGCGCGGGAGCTGACCTCGGCTTTCGCCGAGGCCTTCGTGCTCTCCCTGCCGCAGGCGAAGAAGAACTCCACCGCCCCGCACACCATCCCCGACCTGGTGCACATCGGCGTCCGCAGCGACCGGCCCGTCTCCTTCGCAGCCGCGTTCGAGGAACCGGTCACCGCAGACCGCCACGGCGGCTACGCCACAGCCTCCCGCCAGCAGCTCGCCGCCTACGCCGAGGCCGCGCACCAGCTCCTCGGCGAGCGCGGCCTTCTCTCCTCCGGCTGGGCCAGCCTCGAGGACAAAGACCTCACCGGGCTCGGCGAGCGCCACAGCTCCTTCCCCGAACTGATCCACCTCAGCATCGACACCGCCCTCACCCCCGCCGTTCCTGCCGAGGCGGAGGCATGA
- the cas6e gene encoding type I-E CRISPR-associated protein Cas6/Cse3/CasE → MTELWLTRIIPDLRSRQARRDLASAVGMHHRVMQLFPDTAAEQARAALGVLFRIEDGPQGPHLLIQSQAQPDTTALPVGYGTIATKPLTPLLDGLRAGRPVRYRIAASAVRKPGKTTRSLYNLKPIVPLTGAAADDWWIRQARQSGLTIHTVHSTPLDAARGEHAQGKHHIRHARTCFDGTATITDPGLLQRRLMEGIGRGKAYGCGLLTLAPA, encoded by the coding sequence ATGACCGAGCTGTGGCTCACCCGCATCATCCCTGACCTCCGCAGCCGCCAAGCCCGCCGTGACCTGGCCAGTGCGGTGGGCATGCACCACCGCGTCATGCAGCTCTTCCCCGACACCGCAGCCGAACAAGCTCGCGCCGCACTCGGTGTCCTGTTCCGCATCGAAGACGGCCCCCAGGGACCTCACCTCCTGATCCAGAGCCAGGCCCAGCCTGACACCACCGCCCTACCCGTCGGTTACGGGACCATCGCCACCAAACCCCTCACCCCACTGCTTGACGGCCTCCGGGCCGGGCGCCCAGTGCGCTACCGCATCGCCGCCAGCGCCGTCCGCAAACCCGGCAAAACCACCCGCTCCCTCTACAACCTCAAACCCATCGTCCCCCTGACCGGCGCCGCCGCAGACGACTGGTGGATCCGGCAAGCCCGCCAAAGCGGTCTCACCATCCATACTGTCCACAGCACCCCTCTCGACGCCGCCCGCGGCGAACACGCCCAGGGAAAGCACCACATCCGCCACGCCCGCACCTGCTTCGACGGCACCGCCACCATCACCGACCCTGGCCTGCTCCAACGGCGTCTCATGGAGGGAATCGGCCGCGGCAAAGCCTACGGCTGTGGCCTGCTCACCCTGGCACCCGCATGA
- a CDS encoding helix-turn-helix domain-containing protein, with product MSTANMGRWAHTHNIPLRPRGGAQPPHRPPHLRAGRRCPRHPARDALNSPNARQRLERFAAALPYPTVTEAARALVIHQPTLTTQINRLERDLGRPLIEAC from the coding sequence ATGAGCACCGCAAATATGGGCCGCTGGGCCCATACCCACAACATCCCCCTCCGGCCACGCGGCGGAGCCCAGCCACCACACCGCCCTCCGCACCTCCGAGCAGGCCGCAGATGCCCCCGCCATCCTGCGCGCGACGCCCTGAACAGCCCAAATGCCCGGCAGCGACTCGAACGCTTCGCTGCCGCCCTGCCCTACCCCACCGTCACCGAAGCTGCCCGAGCCCTCGTTATTCACCAACCGACACTGACAACCCAAATCAACCGGCTTGAAAGGGACCTGGGCCGGCCCCTGATCGAAGCGTGCTGA
- the casB gene encoding type I-E CRISPR-associated protein Cse2/CasB: MSEGTIPAQQTGKGPDQAQVTGRLAHAREFVAAMLQLCAQDRGARAALRTGVGKHPDEARRMHRYVAVWLPSLDEDTQRAYYAVAALIAARRDTEAPNQTGRAEKAGKSPGSRFGESLGVAFAAAVARPRDGLRESSAEMRLNLLTRQSVAGIHRHLPAAVRQLCDKKTQPDWAQLVVDLRGWRDQRGRTGRRWLQDFYRARRQAEIAAAKDAAEQADATDADRPAAAAG; the protein is encoded by the coding sequence ATGAGCGAGGGAACGATCCCCGCACAGCAGACCGGGAAAGGGCCGGACCAGGCACAGGTAACGGGCCGGCTGGCGCACGCCAGGGAGTTCGTGGCCGCGATGCTCCAGTTGTGTGCGCAGGACCGCGGTGCGCGGGCCGCGTTGCGGACCGGTGTGGGGAAACATCCGGATGAGGCCCGGCGGATGCACCGGTATGTGGCGGTGTGGCTGCCGTCGCTGGATGAGGACACGCAGCGGGCCTACTACGCGGTGGCCGCGCTGATCGCCGCCCGCCGCGACACCGAAGCGCCCAACCAGACAGGACGGGCAGAGAAGGCGGGGAAGTCGCCGGGGTCGCGGTTCGGGGAAAGCCTGGGCGTGGCCTTCGCGGCAGCGGTCGCCCGGCCGCGGGACGGGCTGCGGGAGAGCAGCGCGGAGATGCGGCTGAATCTGCTGACTCGGCAGAGCGTGGCCGGGATTCACCGTCATCTGCCGGCGGCGGTGCGGCAGCTGTGCGACAAGAAGACCCAGCCGGACTGGGCGCAGCTGGTGGTGGACTTGCGGGGCTGGCGTGACCAGCGGGGGCGTACAGGGCGGCGGTGGCTGCAGGACTTCTACCGCGCCAGACGGCAGGCCGAGATCGCGGCCGCCAAGGACGCCGCCGAGCAGGCTGATGCCACAGACGCCGACCGGCCCGCGGCAGCGGCTGGCTGA
- the casA gene encoding type I-E CRISPR-associated protein Cse1/CasA, producing the protein MERTPPDEGYDLLEQRWIPVRWSAETLADAGGTAADAGEAAAEGGEELPAAVGLRELLERAHEIDALAVTVPPALAGLYRVLYALTARVTGLDRPGDDWSDRRYDVLDDGRLNPDRLWAYLSRYTDRFRLFDPVWPFLQDPRLAQQCEKAAGVNKLITTRPSGNNHAWFQHTRDAAPQAPAAAEAVLHLLVWRYWGPSGRCSSRTVGSVKAANVTAGPLRSALSYHPEGRTLFETLLAGVAEPDPDVRPEADLCPWEWEELPDPVQAPDMVRGPCSGLTARSQHALLLVPEPGGQTVRDAYISWAFLEKMPRDDDFLIWQTSKEGNRYPRLADAGRALWRDVDALLLEDPPGAARPRRPKVFRTAVEACEELRVRAVGFEQDGQAKDIQFVAACTPPLVGLLKQEDVPAAREVGRLRVWGETAGFRLATATRKAWALFTDASKAVECGWSQEAAARFWPRAEEEFWRRVRERDFDGAARGFRRIAEQVYEQVTYGAAGTARGARAREEARVELYGGRPKPAKKTAAAAGGGGGTAR; encoded by the coding sequence ATGGAGCGGACACCACCCGATGAGGGCTACGACCTGTTAGAGCAGCGGTGGATACCGGTGCGCTGGTCGGCAGAGACCCTCGCGGACGCCGGAGGAACGGCCGCGGACGCAGGGGAAGCGGCGGCTGAGGGCGGGGAGGAACTGCCTGCTGCGGTGGGGTTGCGTGAGTTGCTGGAGCGGGCGCACGAGATCGATGCTCTGGCGGTGACGGTGCCGCCGGCGCTGGCGGGTTTATACCGGGTGCTGTACGCGCTCACCGCCCGGGTCACGGGCCTGGACCGGCCAGGCGATGACTGGAGTGACCGCCGGTACGACGTCCTGGACGACGGTCGGCTCAACCCGGATCGGCTATGGGCCTACCTGAGCCGTTACACCGACCGGTTCCGTCTGTTCGATCCGGTGTGGCCGTTCCTCCAGGACCCGCGGCTGGCGCAGCAGTGCGAGAAGGCCGCCGGGGTGAACAAGCTGATCACGACGCGTCCGTCAGGGAACAATCACGCCTGGTTCCAGCACACCCGGGATGCGGCCCCGCAGGCTCCGGCCGCGGCGGAGGCGGTGCTGCATCTGCTGGTGTGGCGGTATTGGGGTCCGTCGGGGCGCTGTTCGTCGAGGACGGTCGGGTCGGTGAAGGCGGCGAATGTGACCGCCGGACCGCTGCGGAGTGCCCTGTCCTACCACCCGGAGGGCCGGACGCTGTTCGAGACGCTGCTGGCCGGGGTGGCCGAGCCGGATCCGGACGTGCGGCCGGAGGCGGACCTGTGTCCGTGGGAGTGGGAGGAGCTGCCGGACCCGGTTCAGGCTCCGGATATGGTGCGCGGGCCGTGTTCGGGGCTGACGGCGCGGTCACAGCACGCGCTGCTGCTGGTGCCCGAACCCGGCGGTCAGACGGTGCGGGATGCGTATATCTCCTGGGCGTTCCTGGAGAAGATGCCGCGGGACGATGACTTCCTGATCTGGCAGACCAGCAAGGAGGGCAATCGGTACCCGCGGCTTGCGGATGCGGGCCGGGCGCTGTGGCGGGACGTGGACGCGCTGTTGCTGGAGGATCCGCCGGGGGCGGCACGGCCGCGGCGGCCGAAGGTGTTCCGCACCGCGGTGGAGGCGTGTGAGGAACTGCGGGTGCGGGCGGTGGGGTTCGAGCAGGACGGGCAGGCCAAGGACATCCAGTTCGTTGCGGCGTGCACGCCGCCGCTGGTGGGGCTGTTGAAGCAGGAGGATGTGCCAGCCGCGCGGGAGGTGGGGCGGCTGCGGGTGTGGGGAGAGACAGCCGGGTTCCGCCTGGCCACTGCGACGCGAAAAGCGTGGGCGCTGTTCACCGATGCGTCCAAGGCGGTCGAGTGCGGCTGGTCGCAGGAGGCGGCGGCCAGGTTCTGGCCGCGGGCGGAGGAGGAGTTCTGGCGTCGGGTGCGCGAGCGGGACTTCGACGGGGCGGCGCGCGGGTTCAGACGGATCGCTGAGCAGGTGTATGAGCAGGTCACCTACGGGGCGGCGGGTACGGCTCGGGGGGCTCGGGCGCGTGAGGAGGCCCGGGTGGAGCTGTATGGGGGCCGACCGAAGCCAGCGAAGAAAACGGCCGCCGCCGCAGGCGGCGGGGGAGGGACGGCGCGATGA
- a CDS encoding ISL3 family transposase has translation MSDVEIGDVLFADLDGLQVDKVELSEDAVSVTARACAGEATCPACGTRSRRVHSCYQRRLADAAVGGRPVVVHLLVRRFRCPVASCPRTTFVEQIDGLTFRHGRRSQRLHTVLQMVALMLAGRGGARLAAVLSAAVSRSTLLRLIHALPDPSSVTPRVLGVDDFALRKGHIYGTVLIDVETRRPIDLLPDRESATLARWLSEHPGVEIICRDRASGYAEGARLGAPDAVQVADRWHLFHNLTEAVDRCVTRHSTRLRTPEPPPSPAMSTAPAAELEKISGAAKAERAAHRCADRTRDRHQEIHALIDKGLTLREISRELGLARNTVRKFARAATAEELSAGKWQGRASILDDYKPYLHQRWQEGCTSAKKLFEEIKAAGFRGGYSVVRDYLQPLRAGAKPADRAHRPPSVRDVTGWITRHPDSLTQDETLHLKDILARCPELDATAEHVRTFAEMMNARTGHKLAAWVDSVKAGKLPELVSFVNGIGCDLRAVEAGLTLPFSSGAVEGQVNRIKMLKRQMFGRAGLALLRKRVLLAA, from the coding sequence GTGAGCGATGTGGAGATAGGGGACGTCCTGTTCGCCGACCTGGACGGCCTGCAGGTCGACAAGGTCGAACTCAGCGAAGACGCGGTCAGCGTGACCGCCCGCGCATGCGCGGGCGAGGCCACCTGCCCGGCCTGCGGGACGAGGTCCCGGCGAGTCCACAGCTGCTACCAGCGCCGCCTGGCCGACGCAGCGGTGGGCGGTCGGCCAGTGGTCGTGCACCTGCTGGTCCGGCGCTTTCGCTGCCCGGTGGCTTCGTGCCCGCGGACGACGTTCGTCGAGCAGATCGACGGGCTCACCTTCCGGCACGGGCGGCGAAGTCAGCGGCTGCACACGGTTTTGCAGATGGTCGCACTCATGCTGGCTGGACGAGGTGGCGCCCGGCTGGCCGCCGTGCTCAGCGCGGCCGTCAGCCGCTCCACCCTGCTGCGGCTGATCCACGCCCTGCCGGACCCGTCGTCCGTGACGCCGCGCGTGCTCGGCGTCGACGACTTCGCCCTGCGCAAAGGCCACATCTACGGCACCGTGCTGATCGACGTCGAGACCCGCCGCCCGATCGATCTGCTACCGGACCGGGAGTCGGCGACCCTGGCCCGCTGGCTGTCCGAGCACCCCGGCGTCGAGATCATCTGTCGCGACCGCGCCAGCGGCTACGCCGAAGGCGCCCGCCTCGGCGCGCCGGACGCCGTGCAAGTCGCAGACAGATGGCACCTGTTCCACAACCTCACCGAAGCCGTGGACCGATGCGTGACCAGGCACTCCACCCGCCTGCGCACACCGGAGCCGCCGCCCAGCCCTGCGATGTCCACCGCCCCGGCCGCCGAACTGGAGAAGATCAGCGGGGCCGCGAAGGCGGAACGCGCCGCCCACCGGTGCGCCGACCGCACCCGCGACCGGCACCAGGAGATACACGCCTTGATCGACAAGGGGCTCACCCTGCGCGAGATCAGCCGCGAGCTCGGCCTGGCCCGCAATACCGTGCGCAAGTTCGCCCGCGCCGCCACCGCCGAGGAACTCAGCGCGGGCAAGTGGCAGGGGCGCGCGAGCATCCTCGACGACTACAAGCCCTACCTCCATCAGCGCTGGCAGGAGGGCTGCACCAGCGCCAAGAAGCTCTTCGAAGAGATCAAGGCTGCGGGATTCCGCGGCGGCTACTCGGTGGTCCGCGACTACCTCCAGCCCCTGCGCGCCGGAGCCAAGCCCGCCGACCGGGCCCACCGACCACCGTCGGTCCGGGACGTCACCGGCTGGATCACCCGCCACCCCGACAGCCTTACCCAAGACGAGACGTTACACCTCAAGGACATCCTCGCCCGCTGTCCGGAACTCGATGCCACCGCCGAGCACGTCCGGACCTTCGCCGAGATGATGAACGCGCGAACCGGTCACAAGCTCGCGGCCTGGGTCGACAGCGTGAAGGCCGGCAAGCTGCCCGAGCTGGTGTCGTTCGTGAACGGGATCGGGTGTGATCTGCGGGCGGTGGAGGCGGGGCTGACGTTGCCGTTCAGCTCGGGGGCGGTCGAGGGGCAGGTGAACCGGATCAAGATGCTGAAGCGGCAGATGTTCGGCCGGGCCGGCCTGGCGCTGCTACGCAAGCGCGTCCTGCTGGCCGCGTGA
- the cas2e gene encoding type I-E CRISPR-associated endoribonuclease Cas2e — protein MASMITIAASAVPDHLRGALTRWLLEVTPQLYVGTVSARVRDELWSTVTACTADGVAVLVYPADNEQGFELRTAGQQRRRPIDFEGLTLVAFGSLQPDPLSNSQGMANRF, from the coding sequence ATGGCATCCATGATCACAATTGCAGCCTCGGCGGTCCCCGATCATCTACGCGGGGCGCTGACCCGGTGGCTGCTGGAGGTCACACCCCAGCTCTATGTCGGTACTGTCTCGGCCCGTGTACGTGATGAGCTGTGGAGTACGGTCACAGCCTGCACCGCAGACGGCGTAGCCGTACTCGTCTATCCCGCCGACAACGAGCAGGGGTTCGAGCTACGAACCGCAGGTCAACAACGACGACGGCCGATCGACTTCGAGGGACTGACTCTCGTCGCCTTCGGATCTCTCCAACCAGATCCGCTAAGCAACAGTCAAGGAATGGCAAATCGGTTCTAA